Genomic DNA from Kluyveromyces lactis strain NRRL Y-1140 chromosome C complete sequence:
TCGAGGAAGAACGGTAACTCATCTTTCAATCATAGTGATAATAAGATTTCTAAAAAGCATAGCATGAAGAACAATATGAAATCtaacaagaagaaaaatcaaaTGCAAGTTAGACAGTTAGACAAGCTTGACTTGAGCATAGCGGACATTGTACCCAATAAAGCTCAAAAGAAACCGAGGTCATCTGCCAGTCTTGAAGGTCAAAAGGTCAGAGAGCATTATAAGGAAGACAAAGAGGTAGTAAAGAAGCAcgataaagaaaagaaggctactgaaaagaaaattgaagatcaGCTTGAGCTGATATCCGGCTTTTCTCTATAACGCTTGCCCTATGTTCACGCTTTTATTTTTCTGCATTTGATAACCTTAATCTTATAAAGGGAAAAACACTCACTGTATGCTTATCACCAATCATATTGGTCTGTGATATGGACTTTATCGCGTAATTTGAGAAAGTGGCCCATGGAATTACAACGAATAGGTGTACATAACAACTTagtctttcaatttttttttatatacATCTCTATTTTGTATAAACAACTAAAACATCCCTTTCGATAGACGATAAATACCcaatattttgaaattattttCGGTTTGGAAATGGGGAGTGCGCCTGTGAATGTCTATGTATAGCTGTATGGGTTCTTCATGAATATGTGTAGcgtttgaattttttgtCTTAAAATATACACCAAATCtaattttgtttgaaagaaacattGCTGCACTTGCGTTATGCACATCGTTAAATCTTATCACCGTCTCTAAAACAAATCACAGATAAAAGCTTGGACACTGTCCCTTCTCAGGCGTTGACCTTTCTTAGACCAGCATTGGTGCGGAAAATAGCATCACCTTCGGCGTAACCTCTGCCTAAACCAAAGCCGACACCAACCCACACAGGGAATGCACGACGCTTAA
This window encodes:
- the ADF1 gene encoding Adf1p (no similarity), with the translated sequence MAKKQDNARSRKNGNSSFNHSDNKISKKHSMKNNMKSNKKKNQMQVRQLDKLDLSIADIVPNKAQKKPRSSASLEGQKVREHYKEDKEVVKKHDKEKKATEKKIEDQLELISGFSL